From Anopheles coluzzii chromosome 3, AcolN3, whole genome shotgun sequence, the proteins below share one genomic window:
- the LOC120955840 gene encoding protein strawberry notch isoform X2 yields MNRMALKKSSYGMEEDDDDEEEEADEKVGGGRGGGGGGGDSTDSDFDDDEDPDEIEVPGGGKDLATVATLTKKYKTEAAAGTSTVAGTGFGMAATGISSKSDAKQQQQAGQKVQPAPPVLNKLAGGNFIIKQPSKDSIAGVMMASGGGLIAGNRTAGAIGTAMKPTGGSRLTGPVGTGTGGSASATVASTATAPCPSSSTGGGNRWVGLGGEGPSGSSKPIGKATAAMMTTGTTSMVTTTAAAPPITGTVPPGATSILGGLGSYYPPGIATLLAQMEMSGLGGYGGNSSIGGGGSSGAIGSDSVNKIMTNQLMLQNLQAMLVANPHYLTSGIPTQLLSQMVMADPSKLQLNQMPEEEEAEDEEMGVAETYAEYWPAKLKIGKKHPDPVVETASLSSVEPSDVYYQLSIPPETINGGLLSALQLESITYASQAHAHLLPDGTRAGFLIGDGAGVGKGRTIAGIIYENYLKGRKKSIWISVSNDLRYDAERDLRDIGAGKIEVLALNKLKYAKINSTVNHNVKKGVIFGTYSALIGESQSTAGKYKSRLKQLLQWCGPDFDGVIVFDECHKAKNLCPVGSSKPTKTGLTALELQNKLPKARVVYASATGASEPRNMAYMVRLGIWGQGTPFPSFNDFIQAVEKRGVGAMEIVAMDMKQRGMYIARQLSFHGVTFKIEEVPLTKDFKQVYDASVELWVEAMQKFTEAAELIDAESRMKKTMWGQFWSAHQRFFKYLCIASKVNHAVKVAREAIKYGKCVVIGLQSTGEARTLEQLERDDGELSDFVSTAKGVLQSLVEKHFPAPDRSRINRLLGLADGRTQLDSILQDIARSKATAPASGGTALGDAKRKRAGAASKTAGVPKTKRSRNNGSSDDEGTSSDASSTASSPRRSNESDFQPSDSEPEESDNDHYDSAASQSDEYNPFFTGSGSDDDDPWVSSKTKSSSSSSKVKSKGKSKPPATTAAATVSSAAALALGTGRKKPISTQDKIQAHLTKKQTDTKPTTIQSSNGFSIQLAGGPPPKDAIERACQMKDELLAKIERLGDRLPANTLDQLIDELGGPENVAEMTGRKGRVVQNDDGSIQYESRSEQDVPLETLNITEKQRFMDGSKDVAIISEAASSGISLQSDRRVRNQRRRVHITLELPWSADRAIQQFGRTHRSNQVNAPEYMFLISDLAGERRFASTVAKRLESLGALTHGDRRATETRDLSQFNIDNKYGRTALESVMKTIMGYESPIVPPPADYRGDFFKDVAGALVGVGLIVNSEQMPGVLSLDKDYNNISKFLNRILGMPVELQNRLFKYFTDTLEATIEQAKKRGRFDLGILDLGAAGENVTRIKLIRFARKHATGIAPTELHVVKVERGMIWQEAIDKWSELGGEKEGFYISQHPRNGKYNVVLAIEIENPAKKKALTAGGVASELKGKKEAILFQIYHPNTGLQFKHETLAELEKKYKKVLSTEAEPHWTQLYDASINTCSHSYWKGQCRNVSLGHECEIGLRRRTYSVLSGSVLAVWARVENSLAARIGNQSRLQVIRLKTKEGVKIVGTLIPKNCVEQLVKDLASDSEKVDEVIFDEQ; encoded by the exons ATGAATCGGAtg GCTTTGAAGAAATCCTCCTACGGCATGGAGgaagacgacgatgacgaggaggaggaagccGACGAGAAGGTTGGCGGTGGtcgcggcggcggcggcggcggcggcgattCAACCGATTCCGACTTTGACGACGACGAAGATCCGGACGAGATTGAAGTACCAG GCGGCGGCAAAGATCTGGCCACGGTCGCTACGCTGACGAAAAAGTACAAAACGGAAGCGGCAGCAGGCACATCGACCGTCGCGGGCACCGGATTCGGCATGGCAGCAACCGGCATTAGCAGCAAAAGCGatgcaaagcagcagcagcaagcgggGCAGAAGGTGCAGCCAGCGCCGCCGGTTCTGAACAAGCTGGCCGGCGGTAACTTTATCATTAAGCAACCCTCCAAAGATTCGATAGCGGGCGTGATGATGGCGAGCGGCGGTGGTTTGATCGCGGGCAACCGTACGGCAGGCGCCATCGGCACCGCCATGAAGCCAACGGGCGGCTCGCGGTTGACCGGACCGGTCGGTACCGGCACGGGGGGCAGTG CGTCGGCGACAGTTGCTTCTACTGCTACTGCACCGTGTCCATCTTCGTCGACCGGCGGTGGTAACcgttgggttgggttgggtggCGAAGGTCCCAGCGGTAGCAGCAAACCGATCGGGAAGGCAACGGCAGCGATGATGACGACGGGGACGACGTCGATGGTGacgacaacagcagcagcaccgccgATCACCGGCACGGTACCCCCGGGAGCGACCAGCATACTGGGCGGGCTGGGCAGCTACTATCCGCCCGGCATTGCCACTCTGCTGGCGCAGA TGGAAATGTCCGGCCTCGGAGGGTACGGTGGCAACTCATCGATAGGCGGCGGCGGTAGCAGCGGTGCGATCGGCTCCGACAGCGTGAACAAAATTATGACAAACCAGCTCATGCTGCAAAACCTGCAGGCGATGCTGGTGGCCAACCCGCACTACCTAACCAGCGGCATACCGACGCAACTGCTCTCGCAAATGGTGATGGCAGATCCTAGCAAG CTACAACTCAACCAAATGCCCGAAGAGGAGGAAGCGGAAGATGAAGAGATGGGTGTGGCGGAAACGTACGCCGAATATTGGCCTGCTAAGC TGAAAATTGGCAAAAAGCACCCGGACCCGGTAGTGGAAACGGCCTCCCTATCATCGGTCGAACCGAGTGACGTCTACTATCAGCTGTCGATTCCGCCCGAAACGATCAACGGTGGGTTGCTGAGCGCCCTTCAGCTCGAGTCGATAACGTACGCGAGCCAGGCACACGCCCACCTACTGCCGGACGGGACGAGGGCCGGCTTCCTGATCGGGGACGGAGCGGGTGTCGGCAAGGGTCGTACAATCGCCGGCATCATCTACGAGAACTATCTGAAGGGGCGCAAAAAGTCGATCTGGATATCGGTGTCGAACGATCTGCGATACGATGCGGAGCGCGATTTGCGCGACATTGGAGCCGGCAAGATTGAGGTGCTTGCCCTTAACAAG CTTAAGTACGCCAAAATCAACTCCACGGTCAACCACAACGTGAAGAAGGGCGTCATCTTTGGCACGTACTCGGCCCTGATCGGGGAGTCGCAGAGCACGGCTGGGAAGTACAAGTCGCGGCtgaagcagctgctgcagtggTGCGGGCCCGACTTTGACGGTGTGATCGTGTTCGACGAGTGCCACAAGGCGAAGAACCTTTGCCCGGTGGGCTCGAGCAAGCCGACGAAAACGGGCCTGACCGCGCTGGAGCTGCAGAACAAGCTGCCGAAGGCGCGGGTCGTGTACGCGTCCGCCACCGGCGCATCGGAACCGCGCAACATGGCGTACATGGTGCGGTTGGGCATCTGGGGCCAGGGGACACCGTTTCCGTCCTTTAATGATTTTATACAGGCGGTAGAGAAGCG TGGTGTTGGAGCGATGGAGATCGTTGCGATGGACATGAAGCAGCGTGGCATGTACATTGCGCGCCAGCTAAGCTTCCACGGGGTGACGTTCAAGATCGAGGAGGTGCCACTGACGAAGGACTTTAAGCAGGTGTACGATGCGTCAGTGGAGCTG TGGGTGGAGGCGATGCAAAAGTTTACCGAAGCGGCAGAACTGATCGATGCCGAGAGCCGCATGAAGAAGACGATGTGGGGCCAGTTCTGGTCGGCGCATCAGCGCTTCTTCAAGTATCTCTGCATCGCCTCGAAGGTGAACCACGCGGTGAAGGTTGCGCGGGAAGCCATCAAGTATGGCAAGTGTGTGGTGATCGGTTTGCAGTCGACCGGCGAGGCTCGCACGCTGGAGCAGCTCGAGCGGGACGATGGCGAGCTGAGCGATTTCGTGTCGACGGCAAAGGGTGTGCTGCAGTCGCTGGTGGAGAAACACTTCCCCGCACCGGACCGGAGTCGGATCAATCGGTTGCTGGGGCTGGCGGACGGTCGCACACAGCTCGACAGTATACTGCAAGATATTGCCCGCAGCAAGGCGACGGCACCCGCGTCCGGAGGGACGGCTCTCGGGGATGCGAAGCGAAAGCGAGCCGGAGCTGCGAGCAAGACGGCGGGCGTGCCAAAGACCAAGCGCTCGAGAAACAACGGTTCGTCGGACGATGAAGGTACGTCGTCGGACGCATCGTCGACCGCCTCATCGCCCCGTCGCTCGAACGAATCCGACTTCCAGCCGTCCGACAGCGAGCCGGAGGAAAGCGACAACGACCACTACGACAGTGCGGCGAGCCAGAGCGACGAGTACAATCCGTTCTTCACCGGGTCGggcagcgacgacgacgatccgTGGGTGAGCAGCAAAACGAAgtcatcctcctcctcgagCAAGGTGAAGTCGAAAGGCAAGAGCAAACCACCGGCGACAACGGCGGCAGCGACTGTTTCGTCCGCCGCAGCGCTAGCGCTGGGCACGGGGCGGAAGAAACCGATCAGCACGCAGGACAAAATACAGGCCCACCTGACGAAGAAGCAGACCGACACGAAACCGACCACCATCCAGTCGAGCAATGGCTTCTCGATCCAGCTGGCGGGCGGTCCACCGCCGAAGGACGCGATCGAGCGCGCCTGCCAGATGAAGGACGAGCTGCTGGCGAAGATTGAACGGTTGGGCGACCGGCTGCCGGCCAACACGCTCGACCAGCTGATCGACGAGCTCGGTGGGCCGGAAAATGTGGCCGAAATGACGGGCCGCAAGGGGCGCGTCGTGCAGAACGACGACGGTTCGATACAGTACGAGTCGCGGTCGGAGCAGGACGTGCCGCTCGAAACGCTCAACATTACCGAGAAGCAGCGGTTCATGGACGGGTCGAAGGATGTGGCCATCATCTCGGAGGCGGCCTCGAGCGGCATCTCGCTGCAGAGCGACCGGCGGGTGCGGAATCAGCGGCGGCGCGTCCACATCACGCTCGAGCTGCCGTGGTCGGCCGACCGGGCCATCCAGCAGTTCGGCCGTACGCACCGTTCCAATCAGGTCAACGCACCCGAGTACATGTTCCTTATCTCCGATCTGGCCGGCGAGCGGCGGTTCGCCTCGACCGTGGCAAAGCGGCTGGAATCGCTCGGTGCGCTTACGCACGGTGACCGGCGGGCGACGGAAACGCGCGACCTGTCCCAGTTCAACATCGACAACAAGTACGGCCGGACGGCGCTCGAGTCGGTGATGAAGACGATCATGGGGTACGAGTCGCCGATCGTGCCACCGCCCGCCGACTATCGGGGCGACTTTTTCAAGGACGTGGCGGGGGCGCTAGTGGGCGTCGGGCTGATCGTGAACAGCGAGCAGATGCCGGGCGTCCTGAGCCTCGACAAGGACTACAACAACATCTCCAAGTTCCTGAACCGCATCCTCGGCATGCCGGTCGAGCTGCAGAACCGGCTGTTCAAGTACTTTACCGACACGCTGGAGGCTACGATCGAGCAGGCGAAAAAGCGGGGCCGGTTCGATCTCGGGATTTTGG ATCTTGGGGCAGCGGGAGAGAACGTAACGCGCATTAAGCTGATTCGGTTCGCGCGCAAGCACGCGACGGGCATTGCGCCAACCGAGCTGCACGTGGTGAAGGTGGAGCGTGGCATGATTTGGCAGGAAGCGATCGACAA GTGGTCCGAGCTTGGTGGTGAAAAGGAAGGCTTCTACATCTCGCAGCATCCGCGCAACGGCAAGTACAACGTGGTGCTGGCGATCGAGATCGAAAATCCGGCCAAGAAGAAGGCACTAACGGCCGGCGGGGTGGCCAGCGAGTTGAAGGGCAAGAAGGAAGCGATCCTGTTCCAGATCTACCACCCGAACACGGGCCTCCAGTTTAAGCACGAGACGCTGGCCGAGCTGGAGAAGAAGTACAAGAAGGTGCTCAGCACAGAGGCGGAACCGCACTGGACGCAGCTGTACGATGCGTCGATAAACACCTGCTCGCACAGCTACTGGAAGGGCCAGTGCCGGAACGTGTCGCTCGGTCACGAATGTGAG ATTGGTTTGCGGCGACGTACGTACAGTGTGCTGTCCGGCTCGGTACTCGCGGTTTGGGCGCGGGTCGAGAACAGTCTGGCCGCCCGCATCGGCAACCAGTCCCGGCTGCAGGTGATTCGGCTGAAGACGAAGGAAGGCGTCAAGATTGTCGGTACGCTCATTCCAAAGAACTGCGTCGAGCAGCTGGTCAAAGATCTGGCCAGCGATTCGGAGAAGGTGGACGAGGTGATCTTTGACGAACAGTAG